A genome region from Drosophila simulans strain w501 chromosome 2R, Prin_Dsim_3.1, whole genome shotgun sequence includes the following:
- the LOC6734504 gene encoding uncharacterized protein LOC6734504 isoform X2 has translation MEDIEYLDEYKDLVLPGIKSSAPPASAGVPRQRRISSDSSSSSSIDADIFQKLFHGKYLDDELLKEGSGSKSQDRRRRPPSSSSSDESNDALEALFCGKSSQSKLSKRRERYESFDSVDDLGEALMRPSHRLTVPKPSTSQAGSKKSQDAIPHRSISNSSSGNIAMSSGHTFASPKNKKTNSVANKTAVSANGDKGTSSKNKTVTIVKPQKTDLRPSRLEPKTDPLTLGDLYGDSDSDSSYEYESDFYGDQDSDEEDEPVIDISTDTSRTTSVADTVTPVVSDDEGQEPQSELNQRPENDKESFLSSTYERLQSYLSNLSSAEAPPIYKKQNSARKSRSNEKKSSSFQQVKHANEQTAASDKEANKKERDLEPPEANSSAKSSASKASGSRKLYDVDSNATLEAVERMSLDLAEQILKIDVERSYEFEKRSGSKSRSLSRSKIPADSSTSQMDYVRKLTYSSERLDQPEPLSTQLRRSKSESLPKRGRPRGQKQRKIRAATTEEKSPNVRVGEGEPVKRRRGRPRKIIPKEEPTTAETANPIESLNTNVPLSIDTSKGNPETERVNLEVPTKQDEPISELDNAKELTGSTNLSKDDIKMASSHQETDQKCAPDRVALDKSESAPKVEQEPHCKVDTPTETFDTALDESKVSESATNHIESEDKGLSSDKEKTQKESRNGHSKKTNDNENSVICTNEVELPVDMAEAKAVSGNILEESDSQLAEDFKLAEEILAAEVGKAVEANEVPVTSVQGEQNPVIEIVKELEQETISEVVPAQNENQSSADEENPVENQSPVKEPSSSKDEPPAEEHSPGPDQDPVVKQETPVAKNKQHDKEHNEASQAESLSGSDDPSSSGTLSKKRNHSSPANTPKKSKEIEALQSSVPRRALRSDKATPQNQRESRSKRTLKTELTLLMDDTMRRSSPRLGRSPAESHSSQERSPMEKKVTVSKLAKDLITIEKEKVIELKSLPDAPETKDVKITKTTTASDTSILTDENPSSSKTEQKKLKGKALKAKKMRTSETEVKKAISDSNEDIPSSSSIKCVDEHLTSSESEPKDEKEEILCPKPPIDCTNTDLEQSTAIETDTEQVEEKRSNRRKSRRIRNEKFKTETDTHSDHSDVKKAEKVPLETQQSDPVTAKKERNSGRLSRKEKSVINADKSEKDESPSSKSQSTERTQLLNENPSKKDKKTEQSDNTNEAVPIGKTETSNSRNTIDKKSNKSSDSANHKESASIKLSSKSSPEKIMQDQDKKLDALNDGGDSDPTIRDTGEDSRQTDKEHEENNTKHEEEGAEPISKDSSQDSAKPRLSKTKSRNKGKKNEKKTNDSIAVSDIEAAFGVNTENVQATCSTSSESGKKDMVKSDETNEEANLSETKIDQENKLDAVIEGRDLDPNIRDTGENRRQINKKRKKDDTKNYEETILNTDETKYSSEKDAENISKHFSQDSAKLKPSKAKSRNKRKKSEKKPSDSIAESDIEGALDVNAETVQATCSTSSQSNKKDMVKSGEKSEEPNLSETEIGRIRKRRQAVTIENTKDDFQITPQNENQSIAGFNSEEQVPRPESVDSSDTPIMKIPTKTYLMCTKNKTSLLTASEDPDTVPEQQKLITTKKGDSNNVSDVLTTEALDLDNANNLETSSSQDPKEHGFSDQTLTDNSDIIPSCTKKSQIDVPTTPTKSSDQTNSFITPIRSAKSKRNVSKETKKSDNSLEESQKAASESSASKEQKELRTPTASCRKLRVLIKRTPTSNLPTNSRKSIFKKTSAKSKRLSKILEIMEKRPSSEQCDNKPLVSSDEINPDSDPVAAESLTVAILHDSDRDLETNKIQNEDNKSKKKEDDHELEVNDICAASENPITDGSTKDASLNKATDSDVLQETKDELSNSLINATQDEDTPMKELPEEEVPNDKTAKDESEKQEILKDLEPDNAPLEEASAPTAKAAEEVDLYIKDKSNVKSVVAEPETDVTDDEFLVQSPIPNSSETTSVTDDPEPSTSSVVKRSLRKREADSSQPDEAAKRKQRQDVEKSLTGKKKPARRRQLAEVEERASHKRSKTELEAKSTVQGKFISIIGNETIMSSTTAPIRDTKSEAASTSPSARKPAVQESKHVETTKHIILGPPGKKLLHLDSPAAEVKKPMVQTLLSSTLSLQKPSTVDDGSPLKIRKSVKKSIADENIDGDQSILSSSSVLNKITSAVAPRKVNISVSLLQSKDTQVGTTASSSKTPILTKKEKLKTQKSTKKSEDNTKTESKKKSLVQGPQMKTQKSEEGLSGPKILNKSLKSETEFSKKTVSTVTGRKQIGQLEVSKKPESRKSEGSLLESNPRKKQSQVQRISKMDSRKSEGTSLTQPEVSKSETALKAALLKEAEFPVQVAEIEKMSKGRVHQNAVKNTKTEQPKSKTKTEVRSLDAEAAIDPMDSMNFQSDVSDIRAKFSEPQGIFNMPGHMPRAISSNRSLAPTPTPDRQRNASKERFTPVSDQKKPIRESQSLSKRRARGGKNQPLVSKRKAGEAEEDGTAVTNPKRPREMHEEDHPQQNDHVQEPAFAAFPVKITAASSVTHQVVHSTGNTVPLIVNSRKLCVKINRRPYNKWLRSTQERNIEQEGSRNVTSLPLLGETSETDSAGESTAESMLQSQVESEPVIQPLPASDPDSCPAQASDVQVRESSAQLAPIAANVSPAVNDSSTSPALDITPENAQTAKTTLKTGICSLTEQHLPDDPTLLDSSKNVAEPRKLQTFQAKCLPVPIPEVKSEPEDIMDEHSPNEPMPMVAAAPATPQPHAITEDPGPLTIQVNTLGVSTSSRPPELNSIPSASDPDGNPNTIGQTKMFSFLYPKRYKQSYDDVGLDFCCPNLDGPMRAIDFTRLHSKAEVPVLEVPQFLVITTKFISKADKNMPSKVRAKLELLGRSKERDSSKLTPTSTTPTGDPTGPSSFSPAPAPVGPATQPFPSIIQNLLSAPIPAPSPFNHPTTVDPSTSTPVVPGSSSSTTNSATLDSLSKQLPRGTTLTKKSVQQVATIPSLAGTSMVLNASPSFIQLPPICPNDKQRVELQARVQMFDLVLQTLSRRAANLSVAERQRTIEEIVRTSSLMAIDVDVGTKLLENYVHYLNKATSSMTPLTPAQINSSLGASTSSPLSKSIASSDTPQQGKKIPAAHVQQRSSLPATTMPLYDADRNTIGFPYSCSKSTAGRKSSYAANSTPVRASTSQAAAAALGKVQPRSTLGIPKSVREDASQFVNLNTTVCMPAPRTNAKKKPGTSGPLKSINSSPAVQKPSLCKQKTAPARTPAKSTARAKSTASLSAVLGETPADEFVSPAGMSLSTTGNPNVFIISHAGQQEESILPDSNSSVGHMETTEIKGELDDSAEIII, from the exons ATGGAGGACATTGAATATTTAGACGAGTACAAGGACTTGGTGCTGCCAG GGATTAAGTCGAGTGCTCCGCCAGCATCTGCCGGCGTTCCGCGGCAGCGTCGCATTTCATCGGACTCGAGCAGCTCGTCGTCGATTGATGCGGACATTTTCCAGAAGCTCTTCCATGGCAAGTACCTCGACGACGAACTGCTTAAGGAGGGCTCTGGCTCCAAGTCGCAGGACAGACGTCGACGCCCCCCATCTTCATCCTCCAGCGACGAGTCCAACGATGCCTTGGAAGCCCTCTTCTGCGGAAAGAGCAGCCAGTCGAAGCTAAGCAAGAGGCGCGAACGGTACGAGTCGTTCGATTCGGTGGACGACCTAG GCGAAGCCCTAATGCGTCCATCACACAGGCTGACCGTACCGAAGCCCAGTACCTCTCAGGCAGGTTCCAAAAAGTCACAAGATGCCATCCCACACAGAAGCAtcagcaatagcagcagcggcaacattgCCATGTCATCTGGGCATACTTTTGCAAGTcctaaaaacaagaaaaccaaTTCTGTGGCCAACAAGACAGCAGTATCTGCAAATGGTGATAAAGGGACTTCCAGCAAAAACAAGACGGTGACCATTGTAAAGCCCCAAAAAACAGATCTAAGGCCTTCGCGGCTTGAACCCAAAACAGATCCGTTAA CTTTGGGTGACTTATACGGGGATTCTGACAGCGATTCGTCCTATGAGTATGAATCGGACTTTTACGGCGATCAAGACTCCGATGAAGAGGATGAGCCGGTGATCGACATTTCAACGGACACAAGCAGGACCACATCGGTGGCGG ACACTGTGACACCTGTTGTTTCCGACGACGAGGGCCAGGAGCCGCAGAGTGAGCTGAATCAGCGTCCTGAGAATGATAAGGAGTCTTTTTTGAGCAGCACCTACGAACGCCTGCAGTCGTATTTGAGTAATCTCAGTTCCGCCGAGGCGCCGCCAATCTATAAGAAACAGAATAGTGCGAGAAAATCCCGCTCCAACGAAAAGAAATCCTCTTCTTTCCAACAGGTTAAGCATGCTAATGAGCAAACAGCGG CCAGTGACAAAGAGGCTAATAAAAAGGAGCGGGATTTGGAGCCACCGGAGGCGAACAGCAGTGCGAAATCCTCGGCCAGCAAGGCCAGCGGTAGTCGCAAGCTGTATGACGTAGATAGCAATGCCACGCTTGAGGCTGTGGAGCGCATGAGTCTCGACCTGGCCGAGCAAATCTTGAAGATCGATGTGGAGCGATCTTACGAGTTCGAAAAGCGGTCTGGCTCAAAGTCGCGTAGCTTATCCAGATCTAAGATTCCAGCAGATTCTAGCACCTCGCAAATGGATTACGTGCGAAAACTAACCTACTCGAGCGAAAGACTTGATCAACCGGAACCTTTGAGCACCCAGTTGCGTCGGTCGAAGAGCGAGTCCTTACCAAAGCGAGGACGCCCTcgtggccaaaagcagcgTAAGATCCGTGCAGCAACCACGGAGGAAAAAAGTCCTAATGTCCGGGTTGGGGAAGGAGAGCCAGTCAAAAGAAGACGCGGAAGGCCTCGCAAAATTATTCCAAAAGAGGAGCCTACGACAGCAGAGACTGCAAATCCAATTGAAAGCTTGAACACAAATGTCCCTCTCTCAATAGACACGAGCAAAGGAAACCCGGAAACGGAGAGGGTTAATTTGGAAGTGCCAACAAAACAAGATGAACCAATTAGCGAGTTGGACAATGCCAAAGAGCTCACAGGATCTACCAATTTATCCAAGGATGATATTAAAATGGCGTCAAGTCACCAAGAAACGGATCAGAAATGTGCTCCGGACAGGGTTGCGCTGGATAAATCTGAGTCCGCGCCAAAGGTCGAACAAGAACCGCATTGTAAAGTGGATACACCTACTGAAACATTTGATACTGCACTTGACGAAAGCAAAGTATCCGAAAGTGCAACAAATCATATTGAATCGGAAGATAAAGGTTTATCTTCGGATAAGGAGAAAACTCAGAAGGAATCTCGCAATGGACATTCGAAGAAGACAAATGATAATGAAAACTCGGTTATATGTACTAATGAAGTTGAATTACCAGTTGACATGGCTGAAGCCAAGGCAGTATCCGGAAATATTCTTGAGGAAAGCGATTCCCAACTTGCTGAGGATTTTAAATTGGCTGAAGAGATTTTAGCCGCTGAAGTTGGTAAGGCAGTTGAAGCCAACGAGGTACCAGTGACATCTGTGCAAGGAGAACAAAATCCAGTCATTGAAATTGTTAAAGAGTTAGAGCAAGAAACCATTTCGGAAGTCGTGCCCGCTCAGAATGAAAACCAATCTTCAGCTGACGAAGAAAATCCAGTGGAAAACCAGTCTCCAGTTAAGGAACCATCCTCTAGTAAGGATGAACCACCTGCAGAAGAACACTCCCCAGGTCCTGACCAAGATCCAGTTGTAAAACAGGAAACACCTGTAgcgaaaaataaacagcatGACAAAGAACACAATGAAGCTTCCCAAGCCGAATCTTTGTCTGGTTCTGATGATCCATCAAGCTCAGGCACTCTATCCAAGAAACGAAATCATTCCTCCCCAGCTAATACCCCCAAGAAATCGAAAGAAATTGAAGCTTTGCAAAGTTCGGTGCCCCGAAGAGCTCTTAGGTCTGATAAAGCAACTCCTCAAAACCAAAGGGAAAGTCGGTCAAAGCGGACACTGAAAACAGAGCTCACACTACTTATGGATGATACAATGAGACGAAGCAGTCCAAGACTAGGAAGGTCGCCAGCGGAAAGTCATTCCTCACAAGAACGCTCTCCCATGGAAAAGAAAGTGACAGTCTCCAAGTTGGCCAAAGATTTAATAACaatagaaaaggaaaaagtgaTAGAGCTAAAGTCGCTACCTGATGCGCCTGAAACTAAGGATGTAAAGATAACCAAAACCACTACAGCATCAGATACTTCCATACTGACTGATGAAAATCCTAGCTCCAGTAAGACTGAACAGAAGAAGTTGAAGGGTAAAGCGTTGAAGGCAAAAAAGATGAGGACCAGTGAGACAGAAGTTAAGAAGGCAATATCAGATTCCAATGAAGATAtaccttcttcttcttccataAAGTGTGTTGATGAACATTTAACTTCCAGCGAATCGGAGCCGAAAGACGAAAAGGAGGAGATCTTATGTCCAAAACCGCCAATAGATTGTACTAACACGGATTTGGAACAATCTACGGCTATTGAAACTGATACGGAACAAGTTGAGGAAAAACGATCAAATCGCAGAAAATCACGCAGGattcgaaatgaaaagttCAAAACTGAAACGGACACACATTCCGATCATTCGGATGTAAAGAAAGCTGAGAAAGTGCCATTGGAGACTCAGCAAAGTGATCCTGTCACTGCTAAGAAAGAGCGAAACTCCGGCAGATTAAGTCGTAAGGAAAAGTCTGTTATTAATGCGGACAAATCCGAAAAGGACGAAAGCCCGTCCTCCAAATCTCAGTCCACTGAAAGAACACaacttttaaatgaaaacccTTCTAAAAAGGATAAAAAAACAGAGCAATCTGATAACACAAACGAAGCGGTTCCAATTGGCAAGACGGAAACGTCAAATAGCAGAAATACAATCgataaaaaaagtaataaaagtTCTGACAGTGCAAATCATAAGGAGTCAGCTTCTATAAAATTATCATCAAAATCCAGTCCTGAAAAAATCATGCAAGATCAGGATAAGAAATTGGATGCATTAAACGATGGCGGAGACTCGGATCCAACTATAAGAGATACCGGCGAGGACAGTAGACAGACTGATAAGGAACACGAAGAGAATAATACCAAACATGAGGAAGAGGGCGCTGAGCCTATTTCAAAAGACTCTTCACAGGATTCAGCCAAACCCAGACTTTCGAAAACAAAGTCCAGAAACAAGGGtaagaaaaacgaaaagaagaCTAATGATAGTATTGCTGTATCTGATATAGAAGCTGCTTTCGGCGTTAACACAGAAAACGTTCAAGCTACATGCTCTACATCTTCAGAGTCAGGGAAAAAGGACATGGTTAAATCTGATGAAACAAACGAGGAAGCAAACTTATCTGAAACAAAAATAGATCAGGAGAATAAATTGGATGCAGTAATCGAAGGCAGAGACTTGGATCCAAATATAAGAGATACCGGGGAGAACCGTAGACAGATTAATAAGAAACGCAAAAAAGACGACACTAAAAATTATGAAGAGACAATTTTGAATACAGatgaaacaaaatattcttcaGAAAAGGACGCGGAGAATATTTCAAAACACTTTTCACAGGATTCAGCTAAACTAAAACCCTCAAAAGCGAAGTCCAGAAACAAGCGtaagaaaagcgaaaagaaacCTAGTGATAGTATTGCTGAATCTGATATAGAAGGTGCTTTGGACGTTAACGCAGAAACCGTTCAAGCTACATGTTCTACATCTTCACAGTCCAATAAAAAGGACATGGTTAAATCTGGTGAAAAAAGCGAGGAACCAAACTTATCTGAAACAGAAATAGGAAGAATAAGGAAACGTAGGCAGGCTGTTACCATTGAGAATACCAAAGATGATTTTCAGATTACTccgcaaaatgaaaaccagaGCATTGCCGGTTTCAATTCTGAGGAACAGGTACCACGGCCAGAAAGTGTTGACTCCTCCGATACTCCGATTATGAAAATACCAACGAAAACTTACCTAATGtgtacaaaaaacaaaacatcgCTATTGACCGCCTCAGAAGATCCTGATACTGTCCCTGAGCAACAGAAGTTGATCACCACAAAAAAAGGCGACTCTAATAATGTTAGTGATGTATTGACCACAGAGGCGCTTGATCTAGATAATGCCAATAATTTGGAAACCAGTTCGTCGCAGGATCCCAAAGAACATGGATTTTCTGATCAAACTTTGACAGATAATTCCGATATCATTCCTTCATGTACAAAAAAGTCGCAGATTGATGTTCCTACTACTCCAACAAAAAGCAGCGATCAAACCAACAGCTTTATAACGCCCATTAGATCAGCGAAATCTAAACGAAATGTTTCCAAAGAGACTAAAAAATCAGATAATAGCCTTGAGGAAAGTCAGAAAGCAGCTTCTGAATCCTCGGCTTCTAAAGAACAAAAAGAACTCAGGACTCCTACAGCGTCCTGTCGAAAGCTGCGGGTGTTAATAAAAAGAACTCCCACCTCCAATTTGCCTACAAATTCAAGGAAGTCTATATTTAAGAAAACTTCCGCGAAGTCGAAGCGATTGTCTAAAATTCTCGAGATCATGGAAAAAAGGCCATCTAGTGAGCAATGTGATAATAAGCCGCTAGTTTCTTCAGATGAAATTAATCCTGACTCTGATCCTGTTGCTGCAGAATCGTTAACCGTTGCAATTCTTCATGATTCTGATAGGGATcttgaaacaaacaaaatccaaaatgA AGATAATAAATCGAAAAAGAAAGAGGACGATCACGAATTGGAAGTAAATGACATTTGCGCAGCGAGTGAAAATCCTATCACAGACGGTTCAACTAAGGACGCCTCATTAAACAAGGCAACAGATAGTGATGTTTTGCAGGAAACAAAGGACGAATTATCTAACTCGTTAATTAATGCGACTCAAGACGAGGATACCCCAATGAAGGAGTTGCCCGAAGAGGAAGTTCCTAATGATAAAACCGCCAAAGATGAATCTGAAAAACAGGAAATCTTAAAAGATCTAGAACCGGATAATGCGCCGTTAGAAGAGGCTTCTGCTCCAACAGCGAAAGCCGCCGAGGAGGTGGACCTTTACATAAAGGATAAGTCTAATGTTAAATCGGTTGTTGCCGAACCAGAAACTGATGTAACAGATGACGAGTTCCTCGTCCAAAGCCCAATTCCGAACTCATCGGAAACAACAAGTGTCACGGATGATCCCGAACCCAGCACATCCAGCGTGGTGAAGCGCAGCTTGCGCAAGCGGGAAGCGGATTCTTCACAGCCAGATG AAGCTGCTAAACGAAAGCAACGCCAAGATGTGGAAAAGTCGTTAACTGGCAAAAAGAAACCAG CTCGACGCCGACAACTCGCTGAGGTAGAAGAACGAGCATCCCATAAACGCTCAAAGACGGAGTTAGAAGCCAAGTCCACTGTCCAGGGCAAATTTATCTCTATTATTGGCAATGAGACTATCATGTCATCCACAACAGCGCCTATTAGGGATACCAAAAGCGAGGCGGCCAGCACATCTCCATCTGCACGGAAACCGGCGGTACAGGAATCCAAGCACGTCGAAACCACTAAGCATATCATCCTAGGACCACCAGGCAAAAAGCTTCTTCATTTGGATAGTCCAGCCGCGGAAGTCAAGAAGCCCATGGTGCAAACTCTGCTGAGTTCCACTCTAAGTCTTCAAAAACCTTCGACAGTAGACGATGGTAGTCCATTGAAAATAAGGAAATCCGTGAAAAAGTCGATTGCCGATGAAAACATTGACGGGGATCAGTCGATCTTGAGCAGTTCCTCTGTGCTTAATAAAATTACGTCTGCTGTTGCTCCAAGAAAGGTAAATATATCCGTTTCCCTGTTGCAATCGAAGGACACTCAAGTGGGAACAACTGCATCGTCATCCAAGACACCAATATtgacaaaaaaggaaaaacttaaaacacAGAAATCGACTAAGAAATCGGAGGACAATACGAAAACGGAGAGCAAGAAAAAATCTTTAGTACAAGGCCCTCAaatgaaaacccaaaaatCCGAGGAGGGTCTATCGGGGCCGAAAATTCTAAATAAATCCCTAAAATCGGAAACCGAATTCTCAAAGAAAACGGTTTCCACAGTAACAGGCCGGAAACAAATTGGGCAACTGGAGGTTTCGAAGAAACCGGAAAGCAGAAAGTCGGAGGGGTCTTTACTAGAATCAAATCCTCGGAAAAAGCAATCCCAAGTCCAACGGATAAGTAAAATGGATAGTAGAAAATCTGAAGGAACATCTTTAACTCAACCAGAAGTCTCGAAGTCTGAAACTGCTTTGAAAGCAGCATTGCTCAAGGAAGCTGAGTTCCCAGTGCAAGTCGCAGAAATCGAGAAAATGTCCAAAGGTCGCGTACACCAAAATGCGGTCAAAAACACCAAAACGGAACAACCCAAATCGAAGACCAAGACTGAGGTCCGTTCCCTGGATGCTGAGGCTGCTATTGATCCAATGGACTCGATGAACTTTCAATCGGATGTATCTGATATCCGCGCAAAATTTTCCGAACCCCAAGGAATCTTCAATATGCCAGGTCACATGCCCCGAGctatcagcagcaacagatcACTGGCACCTACACCAACTCCTGACAGGCAACGAAATGCTTCTAAGGAGCGCTTTACGCCTGTTTCGGaccaaaaaaaaccaatcaGGGAATCACAGTCTTTATCGAAGCGTCGTGCACGAGGTGGAAAGAACCAGCCACTTGTTTCAAAAAGGAAAGCGGGTGAAGCGGAAGAAGACGGTACAGCTGTGACCAATCCCAAGAGACCCAGAGAGATGCATGAAGAGGACCACCCACAACAGAATGATCATGTCCAAGAACCTGCATTCGCTGCGTTCCCAGTGAAAATAACAGCTGCTTCTTCTGTTACTCACCAAGTAGTGCATTCTACGGGTAATACAGTTCCTCTAATTGTTAATTCCCGCAAACTTTGCGTGAAAATAAATCGGAGGCCCTATAATAAGTGGCTTCGGAGCACCCAGGAGAGGAATATAGAACAAGAAGGATCTCGTAATGTAACGTCATTACCACTGCTTGGTGAAACCTCAGAAACGGATTCAGCGGGAGAGTCAACGGCAGAATCAATGCTGCAATCCCAAGTAGAGTCGGAGCCTGTTATTCAGCCACTGCCTGCATCCGATCCCGATTCTTGTCCAGCGCAGGCCTCAGATGTTCAAGTAAGGGAAAGCTCAGCTCAACTTGCTCCCATTGCAGCTAATGTTTCACCGGCAGTTAACGATTCATCGACATCACCCGCTTTAGACATCACACCCGAAAATGCACAGACAGCTAAGACAACCTTGAAGACTGGTATCTGTTCATTGACTGAACAACATCTTCCTGACGACCCAACGTTGCTGGACAGTTCCAAGAATGTTGCAGAACCGCGGAAGCTACAAACGTTTCAAGCCAAATGCTTGCCTGTGCCAATTCCAGAGGTAAAGTCAGAGCCGGAGGATATCATGGATGAACATTCACCTAATGAGCCCATGCCCATGGTTgctgcagcaccagcaacacctCAACCACATGCGATTACGGAGGACCCTGGGCCCCTCACTATTCAAGTCAACACCTTGGGTGTTTCCACTTCATCTAGGCCGCCTGAGTTAAATTCAATTCCCTCCGCCAGTGACCCTGACGGAAACCCCAATACCATTGGGCAGACCAAGATGTTCTCCTTTCTCTACCCGAAACGTTACAAGCAATCCTATGACGACGTGGGTCTAGACTTTTGCTGTCCAAATCTCGATGGACCAATGCGGGCTATTGATTTTACACGATTGCATTCGAAGGCCGAGGTACCAGTGCTGGAAGTCCCGCAGTTCCTGGTTATAACCACCAAGTTCATCTCTAAGGCGGATAAGAATATGCCAAGTAAAGTGCGGGCAAAGCTGGAATTACTGGGCAGGTCGAAAGAACGGGATTCCAGTAAACTGACCCCGACGTCTACCACTCCGACTGGTGATCCCACCGGTCCTTCATCCTTTTCACCTGCTCCCGCTCCGGTTGGTCCGGCAACTCAACCGTTTCCATCGATTATACAGAATTTGCTATCGGCTCCCATACCTGCTCCAAGTCCATTTAATCATCCCACAACCGTGGACCCGTCCACTTCCACTCCCGTAGTTCCAGGCAGTTCCTCTTCCACTACCAATTCGGCGACCTTGGATTCTTTAAGCAAACAGTTGCCACGTGGCACAACACTGACCAAGAAGTCAGTGCAACAAGTGGCTACCATTCCCTCATTAGCCGGCACCTCGATGGTACTCAATGCGTCACCCTCCTTTATTCAGTTACCCCCGATTTGCCCCAACGACAAGCAGCGCGTGGAGCTGCAGGCGAGGGTTCAAATGTTTGACTTGGTGCTCCAGACCCTCAGCCGACGGGCAGCTAACTTATCAGTGGCCGAGCGACAGCGTACCATTGAGGAGATCGTAAGGACCAGCTCCTTAATGGCCATCGACGTGGATGTGGGTACAAAGCTTTTGGAAAACTATGTACATTACTTAAATAAGGCTACCAGCTCAATGACTCCTCTAACCCCGGCCCAAATCAACTCGAGCTTAGGCGCTTCCACCAGCTCGCCGCTTTCCAAAAGCATAGCCTCTTCCGACACCCCACAACAAGGGAAGAAAATACCTGCGGCCCATGTCCAACAGCGGAGTTCTCTCCCCGCTACCACCATGCCCCTCTACGATGCGGACAGGAACACAATTGGCTTTCCGTATAGCTGCTCGAAATCGACGGCAGGACGAAAGTCTTCATATGCTGCCAATAGCACGCCTGTAAGAGCCTCCACAtcccaagcagcagcagcagcgctaGGAAAGGTTCAGCCAAGATCCACGCTGGGGATCCCGAAAAGTGTTCGGGAAGACGCTAGTCAG TTTGTTAATCTAAACACAACAGTGTGTATGCCAGCACCAAGGACGAATGCCAAGAAAAAACCAGGGACATCGGGCCCTCTAAAGTCGATTAATTCTTCACCAGCTGTGCAGAAACCGTCGCTGTGCAAACAGAAGACGGCGCCGGCAAGGACTCCCGCCAAGAGCACAGCACGAGCGAAATCAACAGCGTCTTTAAGTGCAGTGTTGGGTGAGACTCCTGCTGACGAATTCGTATCCCCCGCAGGAATGAGTCTGAGTACCACCGGAAATCCGAATGTGTTCATCATTAGCCATGCGGGGCAGCAAGAGGAAAGCATCCTACCGGACTCCAATAGCAGCGTGGGGCACATGGAAACGACGGAGATCAAGGGCGAGCTTGATGATTCTGCGGAGATTATTATATAG